In Rhodamnia argentea isolate NSW1041297 chromosome 1, ASM2092103v1, whole genome shotgun sequence, the genomic window ACAACTTCATAGAGAAGAGTTTTATATCAAACTAGGACAGACAACTGCATCACGATTAAGTGTAATATGTTCTTCAAGTTGCTGATGCGGATGCATATACTCAATGAAGGTGAAAATGATGAAGTCCCCACTTTTCTAGTGCAAAAACCGTTGTGCACTTCTGTCGCAAGCAATAGCCACAAATCAATGTAATTATAATTCCTTTGTATTGAAGAATTGCAATGATTAAGTGCTTCACATGATTCTCTAGTTTTCTCTCTTCCTATGTGGATGACAAGAAGGACGGGCCAAGCATCACTGGCAATGGAAAACCTAGGCAACTTAAGAGTGTATCATGCGTAGAATGATCAACAAGATTCAGTACAAAGGGTTATGATCACCCCTTTGTGTCAAGTTGCTGTAAACTCAAGCACGGTCTCAAAAAGTCTCTTCATTGTAGATAGCTAGGGACACGGACCTTGtcctaaaaatccaaaactaagcttaaaataaaagaacatcAGTGACACAGATGACAATATACTCCAGACGCTTAGTTCTTTCACTCCTCACATAGAAGTACAAGGACCACTCCTTGATGTAGGCCTTTCTGGGAAACTTCTTTAAACCCAGAAATCATACCAAAACCAAGTCCAGAACACGCTCGCTCGTGCACGACACAGCGAAAGCTAGACAAAGTTTGGACATGCAACAAATGTTCAGCAGTGTGAGCCGATTTCGTCTAATCAATCGCGGCGATGCACCAGGCCGGACTCATATGAAGTGGGTGCACATCACACATTGCTCTTAACAGACTCTTCTAGGGGTCCTCTCTTATGTGAACCTCCATGCTCATCACAGACAACCAAGTACGGTCAGCGGTTTATTCAGACATCATCCGAAATCGTCTTCGCTTATTTAATGTTGTAGCTACTCTTCAGGGGACATCAAGATTGATTTGACACAGAAAAGAAATGGGGCGGTTCTGAATTGCATCATAAATGAGCCCCCCATAATACTATTCACagcacaaaaaaattgaaaaatccctTGGTTTCGAAGAGATCTGAAGCATATGATTTTGTTGAGCGTCTCTTATTTTATTCCTTTCTTTCGACGACACTTAGAACAAAATTAGGCATGCAAAACACAAGAATTCGCATGTTTTTACAACTAAATACCCTATAATCATGTCAAAACGCAAGAAAAGCAGGCGAGTTAGACTTGGGAAGCGAAAAGCAAAGTTCACCACTCACCACCATCTGTAATACCAAAAACCCAACAGTGCTAGACAAATCTGACACGATATCTTTTTGCAAAGTTATATATCTCCATCATATCTTATGACCGATTTGATTTGACAATACctaatcaaaaaaataggacTTCGCATTAAAATTTTGCACATGAAATGGGGGGAAGAAAACCCAACCAAACAAAGATCTTGCAAATCCATTTCTGCCCCTCATTCGTCAATCTTCATGGGTTTCACCAAGTACAGGAAGTTTTTATGCGACACTTTGGAGAGTCACTACAGATTTGACACATACACTGGCATAATCTGAACCCCACTTCTTAAAAGTAGAAcacagtctctctcttcttctttagcATCCAATAATGGAAAAAACCATGTAAGGAGCAAGCATTTGCTATCTTaatggtgattttttttcttttatagaaCTAGGTCTTTCACCATATGATGCACTATGCAGACACGACACATATACATATAGAGGCTTAATAACTTCGATATATCATGCTGTCGTATGTCTAAAAGTTCAAACTTTTTGAATTGAACTAGAGGGGGCGTCGGATTATTGAACATGCCACATGCTAAGAGTTACATTTTTCCCTTACTGATTTTCGACCCGATCGGCTGCGGCGATCATGGAGGGTTGGGGcggcttcttcctcttcttcttctcgtagCTGATCCCCCTGGCCTTGGCCTGAGAGTCCCGGACCTCGCGGAGGTACAGCCTCACGGCCCGCGCGCCGAAGGGGTTGGCCTCGGGCTTCCCGCCGTTCTCCTCGAAGGCCGCGCGGAGGCGGCCGACGAGGGCGTCGAGGCTGCCCCACGCCTGGCGGAGCGGGCACGGGCAGGGGGCGGGCGGGCTCGGGTGGCCGAAGAAGGGGCAGAGCTGGGTGTGGACCTTGGTCTTGCCGAACTGGTCGAGGTACCGGAGGAATTCGAGGACGTGGGCGCCGCTGCACCTGGAGAGCGAGAGCGGCGGCCGGTGGTTGCGGAGGTACTGCCCGAAGGTGTTCCAGTCCCGGCGCTTCTGGTTCTCATATCGGCTCGACGTCGCCGCGGCCGCCGGCACGGTTGTGGCCGAGGGGGAagtggaggaagaggaggatgaCAAGGCAACGGTGGTTATGGAGTTGGTGCTGGTGGGATTGAGGGCTGTGATGGGAACAAGTTCTGGAAGCGAATTCATCATGCTCCTTCTTGAAGTTACTCGCCTAATGGTCAAGACAAGGAAGTCTCTAAAGAACACACCTGAtcaaagaaggagagagagagagagagagagagaata contains:
- the LOC115753984 gene encoding protein LIGHT-DEPENDENT SHORT HYPOCOTYLS 4-like, translating into MMNSLPELVPITALNPTSTNSITTVALSSSSSSTSPSATTVPAAAATSSRYENQKRRDWNTFGQYLRNHRPPLSLSRCSGAHVLEFLRYLDQFGKTKVHTQLCPFFGHPSPPAPCPCPLRQAWGSLDALVGRLRAAFEENGGKPEANPFGARAVRLYLREVRDSQAKARGISYEKKKRKKPPQPSMIAAADRVENQ